Proteins encoded by one window of Streptomyces sp. ALI-76-A:
- a CDS encoding IS30 family transposase — translation MIVPDPGPISPRFLTQDDRIAIADGLQARLPVKEIAASIGKSFQTVYREITRGGKPDGRYQPWWAHNQALLRRQRPKTEKIQASEPLRTVVREKLTEKWSPQQIARFLTRTYPRDRSMRACPETIYRALFAGQLGSRPGKLRTGRVRRKPQRRGVPTANKIKNMTLIHQRPAEVNNRMTPGHWEGDLIIGRGQGSAIGTLVERTTRYVQLIHLPHGWKAPQVRNALITQTAGIPPELRKTLTWDQGRELTLHEQIEALTGFRIYFCDPHSPWQRGTNENTNGLLRQYFPKGSDLSVHTARDLREVARQLNNRPRLVLGDKTPIEAMRGWLIGPLTS, via the coding sequence GTGATCGTTCCGGACCCTGGCCCGATATCCCCGCGCTTCCTGACGCAGGATGACCGCATCGCCATCGCCGACGGCCTCCAGGCGCGGCTACCGGTCAAGGAGATCGCGGCCTCGATCGGCAAGAGCTTCCAGACCGTCTACCGGGAGATCACGCGAGGCGGCAAGCCCGATGGCCGCTACCAGCCCTGGTGGGCCCACAACCAGGCTCTGCTTCGGCGCCAGCGCCCCAAGACGGAGAAGATCCAGGCGAGCGAGCCGCTTCGGACGGTCGTCCGCGAGAAGCTGACCGAGAAGTGGTCACCACAGCAGATCGCACGCTTCCTCACCCGCACCTACCCGAGGGATCGGTCAATGCGGGCCTGCCCGGAGACGATCTACCGCGCCCTCTTCGCCGGCCAGTTGGGCAGCAGGCCCGGCAAGCTTCGCACCGGCCGCGTCCGCCGCAAACCACAGCGCAGAGGCGTCCCCACCGCCAACAAGATCAAGAACATGACACTGATCCATCAACGGCCCGCTGAAGTCAACAACCGTATGACTCCTGGCCATTGGGAAGGGGATCTCATCATCGGACGCGGCCAGGGCTCGGCGATCGGCACCCTCGTGGAACGGACGACCCGCTACGTCCAGCTCATCCACCTACCCCACGGCTGGAAGGCTCCCCAAGTCCGCAACGCACTCATCACCCAGACCGCCGGCATACCGCCCGAGCTGCGGAAGACACTCACCTGGGATCAAGGCCGCGAGCTGACTCTCCACGAGCAAATCGAGGCGCTCACCGGCTTCCGGATCTACTTCTGCGACCCGCACTCGCCCTGGCAACGCGGGACGAACGAGAACACCAACGGACTGCTGCGGCAGTACTTCCCCAAGGGCAGTGACCTGTCCGTTCACACCGCCCGCGACCTCCGCGAAGTAGCTCGGCAACTGAACAACCGACCGCGTCTCGTGCTCGGTGACAAGACCCCCATTGAGGCCATGAGAGGATGGCTCATAGGGCCACTGACCAGCTGA
- a CDS encoding RNA polymerase sigma-70 factor, translated as MSADQQVFHEYRRLLFSVAYRVLGSAADAEDAVQDAWIKWSSADRSHVADPKAYLTRIVSNLALERLRSTRHKRETYVGPWLPEPILTSSDTADAVMDAESVSMAMLVVLETLSPLERAVFVLKEVFGFSHAEIAEAVERSEAAVRQAAHRAREHVRARRPRFAADRSRQREITERFFAAATGGDINTLMELLSPDVTLWTDGGGKVRQALKPVVGAQTVASWFAAIGTVTYQGVQPADMRAELVEINGGPGMVFSAPDRVIATVTFDFDADGRITAIHNVANPDKLQAITDGTAHDVATR; from the coding sequence GTGAGCGCCGACCAGCAGGTCTTTCACGAGTACCGCAGGCTGCTGTTCTCCGTGGCCTACCGCGTCCTCGGCTCCGCGGCCGACGCGGAGGACGCGGTGCAGGACGCCTGGATCAAGTGGTCGTCCGCCGACCGTTCCCACGTCGCCGATCCCAAGGCCTATTTGACGCGGATCGTGTCCAACCTGGCGCTGGAACGCCTGCGTTCCACCCGGCACAAGCGCGAGACCTACGTCGGTCCGTGGCTGCCCGAGCCCATCCTCACCAGCAGCGACACCGCCGACGCCGTCATGGACGCCGAGTCGGTGTCGATGGCGATGCTGGTGGTGCTGGAGACGCTGAGCCCGCTGGAACGCGCGGTCTTCGTGCTCAAAGAGGTCTTCGGCTTCAGCCACGCCGAGATCGCGGAGGCGGTGGAACGGTCCGAGGCGGCGGTACGACAGGCCGCGCACCGTGCGCGTGAGCACGTACGGGCCAGGAGGCCCCGGTTTGCCGCCGACCGCTCTCGGCAGCGCGAGATCACCGAGCGGTTCTTCGCCGCAGCGACCGGTGGTGACATCAACACCCTGATGGAGCTGTTGTCCCCGGACGTCACCCTGTGGACCGACGGCGGCGGCAAGGTCCGTCAGGCGCTCAAGCCGGTCGTGGGAGCGCAGACGGTGGCCTCGTGGTTCGCGGCCATCGGCACGGTCACCTACCAGGGCGTCCAGCCCGCCGACATGCGCGCCGAGCTCGTCGAGATCAACGGCGGTCCGGGCATGGTGTTCAGCGCCCCGGACCGGGTGATCGCCACCGTCACCTTCGACTTCGACGCCGACGGTCGTATCACCGCCATCCACAACGTCGCCAACCCCGACAAGCTGCAGGCCATCACGGACGGCACCGCTCACGACGTCGCGACGCGGTGA
- a CDS encoding tyrosine-type recombinase/integrase, whose translation MTLSGLQQWLVTSPLPARGRRSPTRAAPRYRSQGTANAVMTAVADFLRFGALHGWVPAQTAGLLPEPKFLRFLPAGYDAGERGQWRQVQVSAFRFQVSEPGYEDLSPQQIRRMIADTPRARDRFLIALLAATGLRIGEALGLRQEDLHFLASSRSLGCPVEGPHLHVRRRTDNPNGALAKSRHPRCLPVTPDNVAFYTDYQHERNPVAAAAETGMVFVNLFRPPLGRAMTYPNAKNVFDRLARRAGHPARPHMLRHSAATHWLREGVDRDVVQKLLGHASPLSMDRYRHVDESETRAAVDRAQA comes from the coding sequence ATGACTCTGTCCGGGTTGCAGCAGTGGCTGGTGACCTCGCCGCTGCCGGCCCGCGGCCGCCGCTCTCCGACCAGGGCTGCGCCCCGCTACCGTTCGCAGGGCACGGCGAACGCGGTGATGACGGCGGTTGCGGACTTCTTGCGCTTCGGCGCACTGCACGGCTGGGTCCCCGCGCAGACGGCCGGCTTGCTGCCGGAGCCGAAGTTCCTGCGGTTCTTGCCGGCCGGTTACGACGCCGGCGAGCGTGGCCAGTGGCGTCAGGTTCAGGTATCGGCCTTTCGTTTCCAGGTCAGCGAACCCGGCTACGAGGACCTGTCCCCGCAGCAGATCCGCCGCATGATCGCGGATACGCCCAGAGCGCGTGACCGTTTCCTCATCGCGCTGCTCGCCGCGACCGGCCTGCGGATCGGGGAGGCCCTGGGCCTGCGCCAGGAAGATCTGCACTTCCTGGCCTCGTCACGTTCCCTTGGCTGCCCGGTGGAGGGCCCGCATCTTCATGTGCGGCGCCGCACCGACAACCCGAATGGGGCCCTGGCCAAGTCCCGACACCCCCGCTGCCTTCCCGTCACCCCCGACAACGTCGCCTTCTACACCGACTACCAGCACGAACGGAACCCGGTGGCCGCGGCGGCCGAGACAGGCATGGTGTTCGTGAACCTCTTCCGCCCGCCGCTGGGCCGTGCCATGACCTACCCGAACGCCAAGAACGTCTTCGACCGTCTGGCCCGCCGCGCCGGGCATCCGGCGCGGCCGCACATGCTGCGCCACTCCGCGGCCACCCACTGGCTGCGTGAGGGAGTGGACCGGGACGTGGTGCAAAAGCTGCTGGGTCACGCCTCGCCGCTGTCCATGGACCGCTACCGCCACGTCGATGAGTCCGAGACCCGGGCGGCTGTCGACCGGGCCCAGGCATGA
- a CDS encoding DEAD/DEAH box helicase produces MAVKELRPHQREAVEAVLRALELPARSTVPERGLRTQVIMATGTGKTLVATRSAEELRAGRVLVLVPSLDLLAQTEAAWREGGRTGPMIGVSSLRGQEVSFPNTTDADELVEWTRHLDKVTVFATYASLGLGTLERAHAAGLPGWSLIVVDEAHRVSGRIGRPWAVVHDNTRIPALRRLYMTATPRLWQLDEDSEQGAPGELVASMDDDPSSPFGSRAFTLTLSAAIDRGICAPYQVVCLDITDTQLQAAQLLGEDARSEQVRGARLAALQTALVKASAEEGFRRTLVFHHMVKEAEAFAAGLPHVAKRLHDADPELYPRMVWANWLCGDHKPLHRRRVLDEFSKGIAADGTVVEKTFLGSVRVLGEGIDTSHCDSVYFADVRGSMPDLVQAVGRALRMQPGEGKTASLVVPVLLGPGETADNMLTSRAYGGLAKLLEALRAHDTRIVEQLAEQQAQSRVRGVQSRSGEEGEGTESDRSDRLSVPARELLKFSTPRDPAQLAAFINLRVLNPEHQHWRRGIEAATLYQRLHGDLKVPFTYRVPGSGSEEAKAEGWPASLAAFPLGQWIADARRFYTRGDMDEDRIKQLEKLGMVWSHFDVAWEEGLAAARGWASEAGHLLAPLDATYQGYRVGIWLKNARAAARKAAEIEQRRAEGLVVESAAGALSEERREQLEEIDPSWCPVWPVEWQRAFHSVRLRLEAGGELPMEPGVVVHQGEDLGRWVRSVRLGWDKLTTVQQWMCEHILGIQPAAEDEKPKPRRTQADKWAMNYQAAKQFYEREGHLQVPRKHIERIVGEDQEEREHRLGAWIGNQRSRAATLTPERMEQLSTIGMRWA; encoded by the coding sequence ATGGCTGTGAAGGAACTCCGTCCTCACCAGCGAGAAGCCGTGGAAGCGGTTCTCCGGGCACTCGAATTGCCTGCAAGATCCACTGTGCCGGAGCGGGGGCTGCGGACTCAGGTGATCATGGCGACCGGAACCGGGAAGACCCTCGTCGCCACCCGCAGCGCGGAGGAGCTCCGTGCGGGCCGGGTGCTGGTCCTCGTTCCTTCGCTGGACCTGCTCGCCCAGACCGAGGCCGCGTGGCGCGAGGGAGGCCGTACAGGCCCGATGATCGGCGTCTCGTCCCTGCGCGGTCAGGAGGTGTCCTTCCCCAACACCACAGACGCGGACGAGCTGGTGGAGTGGACTCGCCACCTGGACAAGGTCACCGTGTTCGCCACGTACGCCTCGCTCGGGCTCGGCACGCTGGAACGCGCGCACGCCGCCGGCCTTCCGGGGTGGTCGCTGATCGTCGTGGACGAGGCGCACAGGGTTTCGGGCAGGATCGGCCGGCCGTGGGCGGTCGTCCACGACAACACGCGCATCCCCGCCCTGCGCCGCCTCTACATGACCGCCACTCCCCGGCTGTGGCAGCTGGATGAGGACTCCGAGCAGGGCGCGCCGGGTGAACTGGTGGCGTCGATGGATGACGACCCCAGCTCACCGTTCGGCAGCAGGGCGTTCACGTTGACGCTCTCGGCGGCCATCGACAGGGGAATCTGTGCTCCCTACCAGGTGGTGTGCCTGGACATCACCGACACCCAGCTCCAAGCCGCACAACTCCTGGGCGAGGACGCCCGCTCCGAGCAGGTACGCGGGGCGCGGCTCGCCGCCCTCCAGACCGCCCTGGTGAAAGCCTCTGCGGAAGAGGGCTTCCGGCGCACCCTCGTCTTCCACCACATGGTGAAGGAGGCCGAAGCGTTCGCGGCCGGCCTCCCCCACGTCGCCAAGCGACTGCACGACGCCGACCCGGAGCTGTACCCGCGGATGGTCTGGGCCAACTGGCTGTGCGGCGACCACAAGCCCCTCCACCGGCGCCGCGTCCTCGACGAGTTCTCCAAGGGAATCGCTGCTGACGGCACCGTCGTGGAGAAGACGTTTCTTGGGTCCGTTCGCGTGCTCGGCGAAGGCATCGATACATCCCACTGTGACTCGGTGTACTTCGCCGACGTACGCGGCTCCATGCCCGACCTCGTACAAGCCGTCGGCCGGGCGCTGCGGATGCAGCCCGGCGAGGGCAAAACGGCGTCGCTGGTCGTACCGGTCCTGCTCGGGCCCGGAGAGACAGCCGACAACATGCTCACCAGCCGGGCGTACGGCGGCCTTGCGAAGCTGCTTGAAGCGCTCAGAGCGCACGACACCCGCATCGTCGAACAACTCGCCGAGCAACAGGCACAAAGCCGCGTCAGAGGCGTTCAAAGCCGCAGCGGAGAGGAAGGCGAGGGAACCGAGAGCGACCGAAGCGACCGACTGTCAGTGCCGGCCCGGGAGCTGCTGAAGTTCTCCACACCGCGCGACCCCGCACAGCTGGCAGCCTTCATCAACCTCCGCGTCCTCAACCCCGAACACCAGCACTGGCGACGCGGCATCGAAGCCGCCACCCTCTACCAACGGCTCCACGGCGACCTCAAAGTGCCCTTCACCTACCGCGTCCCCGGCAGCGGGAGCGAGGAGGCTAAAGCCGAAGGGTGGCCGGCCTCCCTCGCCGCCTTCCCGCTGGGGCAATGGATCGCCGACGCCCGACGCTTCTACACCCGCGGCGACATGGACGAAGACCGCATCAAGCAGCTGGAGAAGCTGGGCATGGTCTGGTCGCACTTCGACGTCGCGTGGGAGGAAGGACTCGCCGCCGCCCGCGGGTGGGCCTCCGAAGCAGGCCACCTCCTGGCGCCGCTGGACGCCACCTACCAGGGATACCGGGTGGGCATCTGGTTGAAGAACGCGCGGGCTGCCGCCCGAAAGGCTGCCGAGATCGAGCAGCGACGTGCCGAGGGGCTTGTGGTGGAGTCGGCAGCCGGGGCGCTGTCGGAGGAGCGGCGCGAGCAGCTGGAGGAGATCGACCCGTCGTGGTGCCCGGTCTGGCCCGTGGAGTGGCAGCGTGCCTTCCATTCGGTCCGGCTGCGCCTGGAGGCCGGCGGTGAGCTCCCAATGGAGCCGGGCGTGGTCGTGCACCAAGGCGAGGATCTGGGGCGGTGGGTGCGCTCGGTCCGGCTGGGCTGGGACAAGCTGACGACCGTGCAGCAATGGATGTGCGAGCACATCCTCGGCATCCAGCCCGCGGCCGAGGACGAGAAGCCAAAGCCGCGCCGCACCCAGGCCGACAAATGGGCCATGAACTACCAAGCCGCCAAGCAGTTCTACGAACGCGAAGGACACCTCCAGGTCCCGAGAAAGCACATCGAACGGATCGTCGGCGAGGACCAGGAGGAACGGGAGCACCGGCTCGGTGCATGGATCGGCAACCAGCGCAGCAGGGCCGCCACGCTCACCCCGGAGCGGATGGAACAGCTCTCCACAATCGGCATGCGCTGGGCATGA
- a CDS encoding transposase — protein sequence MEEGGVAEGKSLAAAHGAWIVFEDESGFSMTPPRARTWGRRGHTPVIRVRGRSRRRTSVAALCCYKPGVESRLIHRPRNHLLLKGARKSFSWQDYRDLLVRAHIQLSGPIVVVWDNLNTHLAAGLKRYEAEHDWLTTVRLPPYAPDLNPVETLWSLVRRAMANTAFDTPDGLDRTLRRELRRIQLRPHLIDGCLTATGLTLAPPTPP from the coding sequence GTGGAAGAAGGAGGTGTGGCCGAGGGTAAAAGCCTCGCGGCGGCCCACGGGGCCTGGATCGTCTTCGAGGACGAGTCCGGATTCTCCATGACGCCGCCTCGCGCCCGCACCTGGGGCCGGCGCGGACACACCCCCGTCATCCGAGTGAGAGGCCGCTCCCGCCGCAGGACCTCGGTCGCCGCCCTGTGCTGCTACAAACCGGGCGTGGAAAGCCGTCTCATCCACCGGCCCCGCAACCACCTCCTCCTCAAAGGCGCACGCAAGAGCTTCTCCTGGCAGGACTACCGCGACCTGCTCGTCCGTGCACACATCCAGCTCAGCGGCCCGATCGTAGTGGTCTGGGACAATCTCAACACCCACCTGGCGGCCGGGCTGAAACGGTACGAGGCCGAGCACGACTGGCTCACCACCGTCCGCCTCCCGCCGTATGCACCCGACCTGAACCCCGTCGAGACCCTCTGGTCACTGGTACGCCGGGCCATGGCCAACACCGCCTTCGACACACCCGACGGCCTCGACCGCACACTCCGCCGGGAGTTACGAAGGATCCAACTCCGGCCACACCTGATCGACGGTTGCCTCACCGCCACCGGCCTGACCCTCGCACCACCGACCCCACCCTGA
- a CDS encoding site-specific integrase, with protein MSVAQWAPGQPLYLLAHQFHLAPLPQLLRWEALYAVQQMDQWVRALEPHWIRGVISHLTTADTLLDATNAARLTKPHQSAIRTLENLQSAARAGYSEFSGITLIDQDVIDLRVLGLRHSASGKRRHLPGRVDLRTVRQSWLRQALRHWVTTARPTTEDFKRTFHATTIASTALAQRADAGDDPAALTFADATLAVDAFRAARKRDGTPYSSSFRRSLLGMFFQLIAYGRRCGTLDDLAGTFTRVPVEHVISVEEPNEDFIGKAIPESVIRQLDAHLDTLGTGNTYGCRDIAPDARQLLYRTMYTVLRDTGRRPLEIVSLARDCLETHNGQPTLIWDNHKRKRHRRRLPITTSTADAIRTWQACRDQLHLPAKGDRYLFPSLTPLSDAPHISSNYLSDALRLWADALPPLHAEGTDSRGQRLLFDRSLIYPYAFRHSYAQRHADAGTPVDVLRELMDHKSIAMTQR; from the coding sequence ATGTCTGTCGCCCAGTGGGCGCCCGGGCAGCCGCTGTATCTGCTGGCGCACCAGTTCCACCTCGCCCCATTGCCCCAGCTGCTGCGCTGGGAAGCGCTGTACGCCGTGCAGCAGATGGACCAGTGGGTGCGTGCCCTGGAGCCTCACTGGATCCGCGGCGTGATCAGTCACCTCACCACGGCCGACACCCTTCTGGACGCCACCAACGCGGCCCGGCTCACCAAGCCGCATCAGTCTGCCATCCGCACATTGGAGAACCTGCAGTCCGCCGCCCGCGCCGGATACAGCGAGTTCTCCGGGATCACCCTCATCGACCAGGACGTTATCGATCTGCGTGTCCTCGGGCTGCGCCACAGCGCCTCCGGCAAGCGCCGGCATCTGCCCGGCCGCGTCGATCTCCGCACCGTCCGCCAGTCCTGGCTGCGCCAGGCGCTGCGTCATTGGGTGACCACCGCCCGACCCACCACGGAAGACTTCAAGCGCACGTTCCACGCGACGACCATCGCCTCCACGGCTCTCGCCCAGCGTGCCGACGCCGGCGACGATCCCGCCGCCCTCACGTTCGCCGATGCCACCTTGGCCGTCGACGCTTTCCGTGCCGCACGCAAACGAGACGGCACCCCCTACTCCTCCTCCTTCCGACGCAGCCTGCTGGGGATGTTCTTCCAGCTCATCGCCTACGGCCGTCGCTGCGGCACCCTCGATGACCTGGCCGGCACCTTCACCCGCGTGCCCGTCGAGCACGTCATCTCCGTGGAAGAACCCAATGAGGACTTCATCGGCAAGGCCATCCCCGAGTCCGTCATCCGGCAACTGGACGCCCACCTCGACACCCTGGGCACCGGAAACACCTACGGCTGCCGCGACATCGCCCCAGACGCCCGGCAGCTGCTGTACCGCACGATGTACACCGTCCTGCGCGACACCGGGCGCCGCCCGCTCGAGATCGTCTCCCTGGCCCGTGACTGCCTGGAAACCCACAATGGCCAGCCCACCCTGATCTGGGACAACCACAAGAGGAAACGCCACCGCCGGCGTCTGCCGATCACAACCTCCACTGCCGACGCCATCCGAACCTGGCAGGCCTGCCGTGACCAGCTGCACCTCCCCGCCAAAGGAGACCGATACCTCTTTCCATCCCTCACCCCCCTGAGCGACGCCCCCCACATCTCCAGCAACTACCTCAGCGACGCCCTCAGGCTCTGGGCAGACGCCCTGCCCCCGCTTCACGCCGAGGGCACCGACTCAAGAGGACAACGCCTGCTCTTCGACCGGTCTCTGATCTACCCATACGCCTTCCGCCACTCCTACGCACAGCGCCACGCAGACGCCGGCACCCCCGTCGATGTGCTGCGCGAGCTGATGGACCACAAATCCATCGCCATGACGCAGCGCTAG
- a CDS encoding ISL3 family transposase, with product MLVVSVDASGPAVVIQARTRSGAPAGCTGCGTLSEWMHSRYVRHLADAALEGRPVRIDLSVRRLYCENSACPKMTFAEQVPGLTVRYQRRTPLLQHLVEAVGVVLSGRGGARMLRILNISLSRCTVLAQLMRVPLPPLVTPRVLGVDDFALYANTYGTLLVDADSRLPLTLWEGRDAEQLSRWLRGHPGVEIACRDGSLTYRQGIADGAPEAVQVSDRFHLWQGLSRRVQEIAATHRGCLPHALPAPEATEPELANVAATQPESADTPAARGL from the coding sequence GTGCTGGTGGTCTCGGTCGATGCTTCTGGTCCTGCCGTTGTGATCCAGGCTCGTACCAGATCCGGTGCTCCGGCAGGGTGTACGGGATGCGGCACGCTGAGCGAGTGGATGCACAGCCGCTACGTACGGCACCTCGCCGATGCCGCGCTTGAAGGCAGGCCGGTCCGCATCGACTTGAGCGTGCGCCGTCTGTACTGCGAGAACTCGGCCTGTCCGAAGATGACCTTCGCCGAGCAGGTGCCGGGACTGACCGTGCGCTATCAGCGGCGCACCCCGCTGCTGCAGCACTTGGTCGAGGCGGTCGGCGTGGTGCTGTCCGGCCGGGGTGGGGCGAGGATGCTGCGCATACTCAACATCAGCCTGTCGCGGTGCACCGTGCTCGCGCAGCTGATGCGGGTGCCGCTGCCGCCGCTGGTCACACCCCGGGTGCTCGGTGTGGACGACTTCGCACTGTACGCCAATACCTACGGCACCCTCCTGGTCGACGCCGACAGCAGACTCCCGCTGACACTCTGGGAAGGCAGAGACGCCGAACAGCTCAGCCGATGGCTGCGCGGACATCCCGGTGTGGAGATCGCCTGCCGCGACGGCTCGCTCACCTATCGGCAGGGCATCGCCGACGGCGCCCCAGAAGCCGTCCAGGTCAGTGACCGCTTCCATCTGTGGCAGGGCCTGTCCCGGCGCGTTCAGGAAATCGCCGCCACTCACCGCGGCTGCCTGCCCCACGCTCTTCCTGCCCCCGAGGCAACCGAGCCCGAGCTCGCGAACGTCGCGGCGACGCAACCCGAGTCGGCGGACACTCCGGCCGCCCGGGGACTGTAA
- a CDS encoding FAD-dependent oxidoreductase yields MSAQHETGTAATTHHVVILGAGYAGMSAAIQLATRVKRRQDVQVTLVNAQERFTERLRLHMTATGQQLAELSIPKLLEGTGAQFVRGWVTAVDADARTVRIDDDRMLHYDTLVYGLGSVADTSAVPGVDDHAYTLNSPQEAEVLADRLARLDSGTVVVAGSGLTGIESAAEIAERHPELNVVLLGRDEPGAAMNPKARTYLQSALDRLGVRVRSGVEAVKALPGSVELAGGESIAADVVLWTSGTRVSPLAAAAGLAVDERGRIVTDTALRSVSHPDVYAIGDAAAIRQGYGVMHGTCQGGMPTGVHAAVSIVRTLKGKRPKSFRFGYYHTPVSLGRHDAVVQFTRPDDSPRRIHLTGRMAVRYKETVSAAPWPTFGRMKKMPASGALWPHGGRFTRVAGGAQ; encoded by the coding sequence ATGAGCGCACAGCACGAAACCGGCACGGCCGCCACCACCCACCACGTTGTGATCCTGGGCGCGGGTTATGCGGGCATGTCCGCAGCCATACAGCTCGCGACCCGGGTCAAGCGGCGCCAGGATGTGCAGGTGACTCTGGTGAACGCGCAGGAGCGGTTCACCGAGCGGCTGCGGCTGCACATGACGGCGACCGGGCAGCAGCTCGCCGAACTGAGCATTCCGAAGCTGCTGGAGGGGACGGGCGCACAGTTCGTGCGTGGCTGGGTGACGGCGGTGGATGCGGACGCACGGACGGTGCGGATCGACGACGACCGGATGCTGCACTACGACACGCTGGTGTACGGATTGGGCAGCGTGGCCGACACGAGTGCGGTTCCGGGCGTCGACGACCACGCGTACACCCTCAACAGCCCTCAGGAAGCCGAGGTGCTGGCCGACCGGCTGGCGCGGCTCGACAGCGGCACGGTGGTGGTGGCCGGCAGCGGGCTGACCGGCATCGAGTCGGCAGCGGAGATCGCCGAGCGGCACCCGGAGCTGAATGTCGTACTGCTGGGTCGGGACGAACCCGGTGCGGCCATGAACCCGAAGGCCAGGACGTACCTGCAGTCGGCGCTCGACCGCCTCGGGGTCCGGGTGCGCAGCGGCGTCGAGGCGGTGAAGGCGCTGCCGGGGTCGGTCGAACTGGCGGGTGGGGAGAGCATCGCCGCCGATGTCGTCCTGTGGACGAGCGGTACGCGGGTGTCGCCGTTGGCAGCCGCCGCCGGACTGGCCGTCGACGAGCGTGGCCGTATCGTCACCGACACCGCGCTGCGTTCGGTGTCGCACCCCGATGTGTACGCCATCGGTGACGCCGCAGCGATCCGCCAGGGTTACGGCGTCATGCACGGCACCTGCCAGGGAGGGATGCCGACCGGTGTCCACGCTGCGGTGTCGATCGTGCGCACGCTGAAGGGCAAGCGGCCCAAGTCGTTCCGCTTCGGCTACTACCACACGCCGGTGAGCCTGGGCCGGCACGATGCGGTCGTGCAGTTCACCCGTCCCGACGACAGCCCGCGGCGTATTCATCTGACCGGCCGGATGGCGGTCCGGTATAAGGAGACGGTGAGTGCCGCGCCCTGGCCGACCTTCGGCCGTATGAAGAAGATGCCCGCCTCGGGCGCGTTGTGGCCGCATGGCGGTCGCTTCACCCGCGTCGCCGGGGGTGCCCAGTGA
- a CDS encoding winged helix-turn-helix domain-containing protein gives MRYPEGGGLTAERRAFREKIRLRAGERFTAGEKTAVIARDLRVSVRSVERWRRAWREGGMEALRSAGPANSPTVTDAQFAVLEEELGKGPSAHGFGDERWTLARVQTVIRRRLRLSLSVATVWRLLKRHGWSWQAPARRALERDEHAVELWKKEVWPRVKASRRPTGPGSSSRTSPDSP, from the coding sequence ATGCGTTATCCGGAGGGTGGGGGCCTGACCGCTGAGCGTCGGGCCTTTCGGGAGAAGATCCGGCTCCGGGCCGGTGAGAGGTTCACGGCGGGCGAGAAGACTGCGGTGATCGCCAGGGATTTGCGGGTGAGTGTGCGGTCGGTGGAACGCTGGCGCCGTGCCTGGCGCGAGGGTGGCATGGAGGCCCTGCGTTCTGCGGGCCCGGCCAACTCCCCGACCGTCACCGATGCCCAGTTCGCCGTGCTCGAGGAGGAACTCGGCAAGGGTCCGTCAGCGCACGGCTTCGGCGATGAGCGGTGGACGTTGGCCCGGGTCCAGACGGTGATCCGCCGGCGTCTGAGGCTGAGCCTGTCGGTGGCGACGGTGTGGCGGCTGTTGAAACGGCACGGCTGGTCATGGCAGGCGCCCGCCCGCAGAGCACTCGAACGCGACGAGCACGCCGTCGAACTGTGGAAGAAGGAGGTGTGGCCGAGGGTAAAAGCCTCGCGGCGGCCCACGGGGCCTGGATCGTCTTCGAGGACGAGTCCGGATTCTCCATGA